TCCCGGACTTAAAGGTGGAAGCTATATCGAACTTCAACCCTATGCCGACATACCAGTAATTCAGATTCTTGTTAATAGGCGGCACTTCAATCGTAATGGGTCCGTCCAGTTTATCACCGGCAAAGAGAGCTACGGATGGTAAGCGTTCCGCCTTCGCAATCCGTTCATTATATTCTGACTGCTTGATATTCAGTTTCATCTGTTGCAGCACAGGAGAGCTCAATACTGCCGTCTCCTGCCAATGTGCCTCTTCCGAAGGTTTGGGAAGTCGCCCCAGCAAAGTAGTATCCACACCAATCACCGTTTCTTCGGGTAAGCCGAGTACGGTGGTCAACTGATTATTTAAAATGAGGATACTATTCTCAATCTGCGTCAATGCCAGTTCCAGGGATTTCAATTGTAATTCATAACGAGTGATATCATTTTTCAAAGCCAATCCCTGCGACTGCTTGGCATTGATATCTTCCACCAGTTTCCGGGTTTGCTCTATATTCTTCCGATATACTTCTGCCTGGTTCTGTAGTTTGTACATCTCCAGATAATTTCCTACCAGTAGGAAGCGGATATCCTGCCTGTTCTTCTCTTTATCCAATTCTGCCAGTTGCTGCTGCAATTTAGCAATGGCAATCCGGCTTGTGATGGCTCCACCTGCATAGATGACCTGCGAAGCCTCTATTGCAAAGTTATTGCCGAAGTGCGGCATAGCAGCATTCTCACTGTTTGTAAAATCACGGTCTGCCAACCAGGCATCGCCCAGATAGCTTGCCGAAACGGATACATCAATCGAAGGAAGTTGCGCATTTTTAGCCACCTTCACCGCCTGCCCGGCTTCCTCTTCTGCTAAACGGAATGTACGGATACTGCGGCTATTGGCATCCGCCATCTCAAACATCTCTTCAATTGTCATCTTCTGAAAGGTTTGTGCAGATACAACAGAGATGTTCAGCGCCCAAACAAAGACAAATAATTCTTTTAATCTTTTCATAATGCCTATTAAATTGTTACCTCAAAAACGGCTGCAAAGGTCGGATTAATTCTTTGCTAAGAGAAATCCGAAATTTGGCAAAGTTGGTTTAATTTGGAGATTTCAAAGGTTTCCGCTACCTTTGTGCTGCAATAAAATCACCTCCAATGACCTCTTCCATACGTATAAAAAACATCTGTGAACTCCCTATCATCAGTGGTAGCAGGAATGATACACGAAAGAAAATCAGTTGTATCACCATTGGCCAACGGGAAGCAGAAGAACAATTTTCATCAGACATTCACTTGGATGCCTTTATTATCTTATTGGTTTTATCCGGAAAAGGACATACGGTAATCAATTACAAAACGTATGATATTCAAGCGGATACCCTCCTACTTCTGTCTTCTGCCCATTTGTTCCATTTTGGAGAATGCAGTGATGATTTCCAGTGCCAGTGCCTCTTTGTCAGCAAAGCTTTTACAGATGAGATGGATTCCACCGATATGATTTACCGACGGACTAAATATGGCGTACGATTATACAACGAACCGGTAGTTCCCCTAGAGCACTCACATGCCGGCTTATTAGCCGAAAGACTGATCAGCATCAATAAGAACATAGACCGGACAGAGCATTTCTATCACAAAGAAGTTATTCTGAACCGCCTGTTCGCCTTTTATCTCGATTTAAGCGATATCCTTGAACGAACTAATCTACCACATACAAATGGTTGCCTGACCCGTTATGAAAGTATCATCAAATCATTCATTGAGTTACTGGCAACTCATTATCGCAAAGAGCATAAAGTGGATTTTTACGCCGCCCAGCTGAACTTATCCGCCCATCACCTGACACAGATTGTGAAACTCGTAACAGGGCAAAGTGTAAGTGACTTTATTTTTGAAATGTTATTCAGCGAAGCCCGTAACTTGTTGACTCACTCCAAACTTTCCGTACAGGAAATCGCTACCACCCTCAACTTCTCCGACCAGTCTTCTTTTGGGAAGTTCTTTAAACGGAAAGCAGGTATATCGCCAGTTGATTTCAGGAAAGATGTACTGTCTGTTGAAGAGGGATGAATTGGCAAAGCGAGAAGAAAGGAATGAAGTTACGAGCTACAAGTAGCTGCACTATATATCACAGGTTGTTATCCTGCTATCACTTTATCACTCTACCACCTTATCACATTTTGTTCATAACCGTTCAGAAAGAAGGGAATTTCAGTGCAGTTATTCTGAAAATTTAGTGCGGTTACCCTGAAGTCATATTCTTTATTCAGATATTTATCGTACTTTTGTAACCTGTAAACCAGCTATTACGTTTAAGAAGGAATACAACTATGCGCTATAAACTTTCGGCACCTGCCACCTTGCATACCACTGTCCAGCTCCCGGCTTCCAAAAGTATCAGCAACCGGGCTTTGATATTACACGCTTTAGCACAAGGGCATATCACGCCTACCAATCTGAGTGATTGCGACGATACCTGCGTCATGATAAAAGCCTTGGACGGAAATCCCGAACATATCGATATACTTGCTGCCGGAACCGCCATGCGTTTTCTCACGGCTTATCTGAGTGTAACACCCGGCACACGCATCATCACAGGTACCGAACGGATGCAACAACGCCCCATACGTATCCTGGTGGACGCCTTGCGCGAGTTGGGAGCACAAATAGAATATGCCGGAAACGAAGGTTTCCCTCCCCTGCGTATCACAGGTACAATATTGACAGGCGAAGAAATCAACCTTGCCGGAAATGTAAGTTCACAATACATATCCGCCTTACTGATGATCGGCCCTATCCTGAAAAACGGATTAAGGCTGAACTTGACAGGAGAAATCATTTCACGTCCTTATATCAATCTGACTCTGCAATTGATGAAAGAATTCGGTGCAGACGCTGCATGGAGTTCCGAAAGCAGCATTAGCGTCCATCCGGGCCAGTACGAAGACATACCTTTCACGGTAGAAAGTGACTGGAGCGGTGCTTCCTACTGGTATCAAATGGTTGCCTTGAGCCAGGACAGCAAAGAAGAACCTGCAAAAACAGAAGTAGAACTGCTGGGACTTTTCCCACGCAGTTATCAGGGTGACAGCCGGGGAACAGAGATATTCGCCAAACTTGGTGTACGGACTACATATACTGACCGGGGAGTGGTATTAACCAAGACAGGAACTCCCGTTGCCCGTTTAGAGGAAGATTTAGTGGACATACCCGATCTGGCACAAACTTTCGTTGTGACTTGTTGTTTAATGAACATACCTTTCCGCTTCAGCGGATTACAGAGTTTGAAGATAAAGGAGACTGACCGTATCCAGGCACTTATCACAGAATTACATAAGTTGGGATATGTGGTGAGGTCGGAACAGGACAGTATATTAATATGGAACGGCGAGCGTTGCGAACCGGAAGCCAGTCCCGTGATTGCAACTTACGAAGACCACCGGATGGCGATGGCTTTTGCCCCTGCCGCCCTATTGGTACCATCGGTACAGATTGCTGAGCCACAAGTGGTTTCCAAGTCTTATCCGGGATATTGGAAAGATTTGAAACAAGCAGGGTTTAATATTGAAATTGAGGAATAAGCTATGTTAATACTAATTATAAGCCTTATTGTACTGGTCTGTATCGCCCTTATGGCAGGATACATCCGTAACCAGCGTCTGCAAAAAAAGATAGAACGCGGAGAACTGGATGCCATGCCCGAAGTGAAAGAGGTTGATGCGGAATGTTGTGGACAGCATGAAGTATGCGAACGGGACAGTCTGTTGGCTGCCGTCAGCAAAAAGATAGAGTACTATGATGATGAAGAATTAGACAAGTACATTGGCATTGCTCCCGAAGACTACACTCTCGAACAGGAAGATGAGTTCAGGGACGTATTCTATACAATGCAGGATACTGACGTTGCCGGGTGGGTGCGCAGCCTGCAATTACGGGGAATAGCACTACCGGATAATATCAAGGATGAAATATTTCTGATTATAGGAGAAAGGAGATCTTAAAGTGGAGCTACTGCAATACACCTTCTTTCAACATGCCCTCATCGGCAGTTTGCTGGCAAGCATTGTCTGCGGGCTTATCGGTACGTATATCGTGACGAGACGGCTGGTATTCATCAGTGGCGGACTGACGCATGCTTCTTTCGGAGGCATCGGTCTGGGATTATATACAGGCGTCTCTCCCATACTGGCTGCCGGTGTGTTTGCTGTGCTGTCGGCTTTTGGAGTGGAATGGCTTAGCAAACGCAATGACATGCGCGAAGATTCGGCTATCGCTGTATTCTGGACGCTGGGTATGGCACTGGGTATCATGTTTACCTTCCTTTCACCCGGGTTTGCACCCGATCTTTCGGCTTATTTATTTGGCAATATACTGACGATTACATTAGGAGATATCGCATTGCTGGCAGGACTTGCAGTAATATTAGCCATCTTCTTTGTCCTATATTTGCGCCCGATCATCTATGTTGCTTTCGACCGGGAGTTTGCCCGTTCACAAGGTATTCCCGTACAGATATTCGAATATGTACTGATGATGTTCATTGCATTGACCATTGTTGCATGCCTGCGCATGGTAGGCATCGTGCTGGTTATTTCCCTGCTCACCATCCCGCAAATGACGGCGAATCTGTTTACGCATCGTTTCCACCGTATTATCTGGTTGTCTATTGGCATCGGTTATCTCAGTTGCCTGGGCGGATTAATGATATCTTATTATCTGAACGTTCCTTCCGGGGCGGCTATCATCTTCTTTTCCATCATTATATATGTAGTATGTAAGCTGGGAAAGAGTTTTTATTTATCTTTACGGCAGAAAATGCAAACCCCGTAAAACCTACTGGTATAGTTGAAACGCAAAGCAATCCTCCTCGTTGGCATCTTAGTTACTTTGATGCTTGTTACCGGATGTTCCACCCGAAAGAACACAGCCGGTACACGCTTCTACCATGCCCTGACCACCCGTTATAACGTATACTTCAACGGAAACGAAGCTTATAAAGCCGGATTGCAGGCACAGCAGCAAGGGAACAAAGATAACTATATGGAGATGCTCCCCCTCTATCCCATAGGCAATAAAGAAACTACAGGCATCGGCACTTCCGACTATGAGCGTGCCATTGAGAAAGCACAAAAAGCCATTCGCCAACATTCCATCAAACGGCGCCCTATCCGTAAACCGGGACGAGCTTATACGGATGAATACAAGAAATGGCTGGCACGCCGGGAGTTCAATCCTTTCATTAATCGTGCCTGGATGTTATTGGGTAAAGCGCAATATCAGAAGGGAGACTTTCCGGAAGCGGCCGCAACCTTCTCATATATTGCACGGCTTTATGACGGACAGACGAATATCACTTCCGAAGCTTTAATATGGTTGTCCCGTTGCTACTCTGCGCTGGGGTGGCAATATGATGCGGAAGATGCTTTAAGCAGGGTGAATAATGACAGTTTGCCACCGACACTGGCTGTTCCATACGCTTCGGCCACAGGAAATTTCCTATTAGGTAGCCAACGATACAGAGAAGCAATCCCCCATCTCGAAAAGACAGCCAGGAAAGAAAAGAACAAGCAACAGAAAGCACGATGTTACTATCTTCTGGGGCAGACTTATCAAACGCTGCAACAACCGGAACAGGCCTATCAGGCGTACAGCAAGGTAATCCGCCTCAATCCACCATACGAACTGGCGTTAAGTGCCCGCATCCGTCAGACGGAAGTGATGCCCACCGCCAATAGTCGTAAGATTACCGGAAAGTTATTACGCCTCAGCAAGGATGAGAAAAACAAAGAATACCTCGATCAGATTTATTATGCATTGGGCAATGTATACCTTGCCGAAAAAGATACGGTACAAGCTCTTGCTGCCTATCACAAAGGAATAGAGAAGAGCACTCGGAACGATGTGGAGAAAGGAATGCTTCAACTTACACTGGGTAATCTGTACTGGCAGCAAGCGCGTTATGCCGAAGCACAAAAAGCATACGCCGAAGCAATAGGATTGATAGACAAAGCCCATCGGGAATATGCCACTATCACCAATCGTTCAGAGATCCTGGACGAACTGGTACCACATACCAATGCCATACAGCTACAGGATAGCTTGCAACATCTTGCCAGACTGCCGGAAGCAGAGCGAATGGCAGCCATAGAGAAAATCATAGCACAAGTGATAGCCCGGGAAGAAGCAGAACGCAAAGCTGCAGAAGAAGCAGAACGGGAAGCAAACCGACAGAAGATGAGGGAAGAAGCGGAAAGTCAATTACCCGCCACTTCAATTATCAGCAGACCGGGACAGGAAAATGCAGTCACTACCCCACAGCCCCTCCAATCTACAATAGGAGGAAAGCAAGACTGGTATTTCTATAACCCTCAATTGGTAGAGCAAGGAAAAGCTGAATTCCAACGCTTGTGGGGACGCAGAAAGCTGGAAGATAACTGGCGAAGGAAAAATAAAACAGTAGTTGCACTGGATGATTTTGAAGCGATAGATTACAGTGAATCGGAAGAGAGTGTTGCTAAGAAAGACACAATCCATGGCAATCAGGGAAATGAAACTATTGATTCTTCCATTCCCCAAAAAGAAGAAAATGAAAAGAACACTGCCGACAGCATTGCCGGTGATACTCACCGCCCGGAATACTACCTGACACAAATTCCGTTGACAGAAGAAGCTATGCAAGCCTCAAACACACTGTTATCAGAAGCCTTATATGGTGCCGGAATGATTTTCAAGGATCGTATGCAGGATTTCAAACGGGCAGAAGCTGCGTTTGAACGACTGGTACGCGAGTTCCCTGACTTTGCACAAGCGGATGAAGCATATTATCAGTTATTCCTGACCGAACTGGCTCTAAATTATTATGGAGAACTTCCTGCCCTGCAACGTGCAGAGAAATATAAGGCCGAACTTATCGCCCGGTTCCCCAAAAGCCGCTATGCCAAGACACTAGCCGACCCGGACTTTGCTGAAAATGCCGTATATGGCAAACAACGTGAGGACTCCCTCTATGCCCGTGCTTACAAACATTTCCAACTGGGTGATACAACCACCGTACGTGCAGCCGAACATCTTTCTGCCGAGATATACCCTCTGGGGCAACATCGTCCCAAATTTATGTTCCTCAATGCCGTCACCCGGCTACAGGGAGGGGAAACTGATCAGTTCCTTGCTATCCTGAAAGAGCTTGTACAGCAATATCCGCAAAATGAAATCACGGATCTGGCTGCCCATATTCTGAAAGGGGTACAGGAAGGACGCCTGCTGGCTCACGACAGCCATACATTTGGCTCCATCTGGCAACGGCGGAATGCTGAGCTTGCCGAAGCTGGCAAGTTAACGGGCGACAGTCTGAGCGGTAGCGTTATTCTTCCTCCGGACAGCGCATTCAGTACAGAGCGCAACACACCGTTCCTTTTTATCCTGGCTTACGAAGAAGGAAAGGTAAATGAGAACATGCTACTGTTTGAAGTGGCACGCTATAACTTCTCCACTTTCCTGGTGAAAAACTTCGATCTTGCGTTTGCTCACGAACGGGGCATTGGCATGCTGCAAATCCGACCATTCAGTAACTACGATGAGGCGCAGCAATACTTCCGCCGTCTTTATGCCAATCCCGAAATGGCTACACGACTCAGTGGTATGCGTGCCATACTCATATCGGAAGCCAACTACGAACAACTGATTAAACAGTATAGTTTCGACGATTACGATACCTTCTACCGTGCACACTTCTCTTCTATACCGGAACCTGAGTTAAAAGGTTACACGCTGGATGAGCCACTACTGAACCTGCCAACAGAGGAAGAAGAACGGAAAAAAGAAGAAAATCTGCCTATGGAAGAGGATGACCCGGAAAATGGTGTTATCTTTGAGGACTGAAAAAGTGAGTAGTGTTATGAAGAAAGATAAACTCCTTTGGGTAGACGATGAGATCAGCTTGCTGCGACCGCACATCCTGTTTCTGGAAGGCAAAGGTTACGAAGTAGACACCGTAACCAACGGACAGGATGCACTGGACCGTTGCCGTGCTACCACCTATGACCTGATCTTTCTGGATGAAAACATGCCTGGGCTGAGCGGCCTGCAAACCCTGGCTTTGATAAAAGATATCTGCCCCACCGTCCCCGTGGTCATGATCACCAAGAGCGAAGAGGAAAATATCATGGACATGGCTATCGGTCAGAAAATTGCAGATTACCTGATCAAGCCCGTCAATCCCAATCAAATATTATTATCGCTAAAGAAAAACCTTCACCGCCGGGATATTGTCAGCGAAGCCGCACAAACCGGTTACCAGCAGAGTTTTGGTAAGATAGGCATGCAGATAAATGACTCACTGACTGCAGCCGACTGGATGGAATTATATCGCCGCCTTGTTTATTGGGAACTGGAACTGGAAGCTACAGACAGCCCCATGAGCGAAATGCTTGCCATGCAGAAAACAGAGGCCAACAGTGCTTTTGCGAAATTCATCAAAAGGAACTATGCAGATTGGGTATCAACCAAAGATGCACCTGCCGACCGTCCCCTGATGAGTCCTGATCTCTTCAAGCGTATTCTTTTCCCGGCACTGGACAAAGGTGAGAAGGTTTTCTTCATAGTACTCGATAATTTCCGTTACGACCAGTGGCGCGTACTTGCCGACGAATTATCCAGTCTGTTCAATATAGACGAGCAACTCTATTTCAGCATTCTGCCCACTGCCACACAATATGCCCGTAACGCTATTTTTTCCGGTCTGATGCCTGACCAGATAGCCAAATTGTTTCCGGAACTGTGGGTAGATGAAGACGAAGAAGAAAACAAAAACCTGAACGAAGCTCCACTGATACGTACAATCATTGAGCGCTATCGCCGCAACGACACATTCTCTTATCATAAAATCAATGATGCAGCCGGTGCAGAACGCTTATTGACACAACTTCCTACCCTGGCACAGAATGACTTAAACGTTGCCGTATTCAATTTCATCGATATGTTGAGCCATAGCCGTACAGAGAGTAAAATGATACGTGAACTCGCTTCTACTGAAGCTGCCTATCGCAGCATTACCCTTTCATGGTTCCGCCATTCACCCTTGAGCGATCTTCTGAAAGCGCTCGCATCCCGTCAATATCGTGTCATTATCACGACCGACCACGGCAGTATCCGCGTAGATAACCCTGTAAAAGTACAGAGCAACAGTAAGGAAATCAATGCTAACCTGCGCTATAAGCTATCACGTAATATGGCATACAACCCCAAACAGGTATTTGAAATCACCCGCCCGGCCGAGATACACCTTCCCTCACCCAATGTGAGTACGCGCTATATCTTTGCCACAGGACGCGATTTCTTTGCCTACCCCAATAATTACAACCATTATGTCAGTTACTACACCGATACCTTCCAGCACGGAGGTATTTCGATGGAGGAAATGATAATCCCGCTCATCACACTGAGCGGACGAAGCTGAAAGTAAATTGTAAATTCAATCTAATATGGAAATTAAAATTCAATCTCTGGACCATATCCATGAAGCCGCCCGCGAGTTTATCGCTGCTATGGGCGACAACACTGTTTTTGCTCTCTATGGAAAGATGGGAGCTGGTAAAACTACTTTTGTCAAAGCACTTTGTCAGGAACTGGGTGTTGAAGATGTCGTTACATCACCCACCTTTGCCGTTATCAACGAGTATCGTTCGGACATAGCGGGAGAACTCATTTACCATTTCGATTTCTATCGTATCAAGAAGCTGGAAGAAGTATACGATATGGGTTATGAGGATTATTTCTACAGTGGGGCACTCTGTTTCATTGAATGGCCGGAGCTGGTAGAAGAACTGTTGCCGGGCAATACAGTGAAAGTAACCATCGAAGAGCTGGAAGATGGTTCACGCAAGTTGACAATGGAAAATCAAGGTTAATATCTTATGAGTCAATACATCGTACAAGGCATCTTTGCAGTGGCCGGCATCATTTCATTACTGGCAGCAATATTGGACTGGGAGTGGTTCTTCACTGCTCGCAATACACAATTCGCAGTAAAAAGTGTGGGAAGAAAACGTGCCCGGTTATTCTATGGTGTACTGGGAGTTATTCTTATCGGAATGTCGGTGTTCTTCTTTCTGAATACACCGCCGGTATAATTTTTTAGACGCAGAAACTGCAACACCTGCATTATCTGCGTCTAAAAACTCAAGGATTCTATTGCCATCCTCCGCCAAGTGCTTTATATAGCCGCACCAACGTTATCTGCTTATCCCGTATCGCATTGCTTAAACCTATCTGGGCATCAAAATATCCACGTTGCGCATCCAGCACATCCAAATACCCGATCACTCCGTTGATATACTGTAACTGCGCCAACTCTACATTACTCCGTGCCGCTTGTTCCAATTGTAGACGCGATTCATAAATCTCTTTGATTTTACTAAAATCCACAATGGCATTCCGCGCATCCTTAAATGCTGTCAATACTGATTTCTCATAAGAATACACCTCTTGTTCATAAGCTGCTTTCTTTGCTTTTAACATTGCGCGGTTCTTTCCCATAGCAAACAAGGGCGTCAGTAATGATCCGCTCAAAAAATGATATGGTGATTTCAGGAAATCCGAGAACTCAGCACTCTCCAAACCATAATGCGCTGTCAAAGCCAAACGAGGAAACATATTGGTATATGCAAGCCCCACTGATGCATTGGCTGCAATCAACTTCTGTTCCGCCTGACGTACGTCCGGACGACGCTCCAATAATGTGGAAGGAAGCCCAACAGGAAGGCTTTCCGGTAATTTCACTTCTTCCGGCAATACTGAACGTGCAATCTTCTGCGGATAATCACCAGCCAGAAACGCAATATCATTTTCTTTTATGGAAATCTTTCGCTCCAGATCCGGTACCAAGGTCGCAGTACGTGCCAATTCCACCTGTGCCTGTTGATAAGAAGTCTCTGAAGTCAGTCCGCCTTCAAAACGAAGCTTTGCCAAACGAACTCCCTCTTTACGGGCATTCAGTGTCTGCCGCACAATAGCCAATT
The nucleotide sequence above comes from Bacteroides intestinalis DSM 17393. Encoded proteins:
- a CDS encoding efflux transporter outer membrane subunit yields the protein MKRKYTIYGMIMVVVLAFSSCQLGKHYARPELNLPQQLDSTEQDTLSIADRQWWELYTDTTLQALIERTLEYNKDMKIAAARVKELAAMKRIDFANLFPQVSGKLYADKEAENYGGDNYSSDRSYEAKAIVSWEVDLWGNLRWAKDKSMADFLGSIEAQRALKMSLVAEVAQAYFELVALDNELAIVRQTLNARKEGVRLAKLRFEGGLTSETSYQQAQVELARTATLVPDLERKISIKENDIAFLAGDYPQKIARSVLPEEVKLPESLPVGLPSTLLERRPDVRQAEQKLIAANASVGLAYTNMFPRLALTAHYGLESAEFSDFLKSPYHFLSGSLLTPLFAMGKNRAMLKAKKAAYEQEVYSYEKSVLTAFKDARNAIVDFSKIKEIYESRLQLEQAARSNVELAQLQYINGVIGYLDVLDAQRGYFDAQIGLSNAIRDKQITLVRLYKALGGGWQ
- a CDS encoding TolC family protein; this encodes MKRLKELFVFVWALNISVVSAQTFQKMTIEEMFEMADANSRSIRTFRLAEEEAGQAVKVAKNAQLPSIDVSVSASYLGDAWLADRDFTNSENAAMPHFGNNFAIEASQVIYAGGAITSRIAIAKLQQQLAELDKEKNRQDIRFLLVGNYLEMYKLQNQAEVYRKNIEQTRKLVEDINAKQSQGLALKNDITRYELQLKSLELALTQIENSILILNNQLTTVLGLPEETVIGVDTTLLGRLPKPSEEAHWQETAVLSSPVLQQMKLNIKQSEYNERIAKAERLPSVALFAGDKLDGPITIEVPPINKNLNYWYVGIGLKFDIASTFKSGKKIRLARLSTRRAQENDLLLQENVRTEVKAAYIRFYEAFTICDTQKKSLELAAQNYSVVNNRYLNDLALITDMLDASNSKLNAELQLVNAQINILFNLYKLKKTAGCL
- a CDS encoding helix-turn-helix domain-containing protein, giving the protein MTSSIRIKNICELPIISGSRNDTRKKISCITIGQREAEEQFSSDIHLDAFIILLVLSGKGHTVINYKTYDIQADTLLLLSSAHLFHFGECSDDFQCQCLFVSKAFTDEMDSTDMIYRRTKYGVRLYNEPVVPLEHSHAGLLAERLISINKNIDRTEHFYHKEVILNRLFAFYLDLSDILERTNLPHTNGCLTRYESIIKSFIELLATHYRKEHKVDFYAAQLNLSAHHLTQIVKLVTGQSVSDFIFEMLFSEARNLLTHSKLSVQEIATTLNFSDQSSFGKFFKRKAGISPVDFRKDVLSVEEG
- the porX gene encoding T9SS response regulator signal transducer PorX: MKKDKLLWVDDEISLLRPHILFLEGKGYEVDTVTNGQDALDRCRATTYDLIFLDENMPGLSGLQTLALIKDICPTVPVVMITKSEEENIMDMAIGQKIADYLIKPVNPNQILLSLKKNLHRRDIVSEAAQTGYQQSFGKIGMQINDSLTAADWMELYRRLVYWELELEATDSPMSEMLAMQKTEANSAFAKFIKRNYADWVSTKDAPADRPLMSPDLFKRILFPALDKGEKVFFIVLDNFRYDQWRVLADELSSLFNIDEQLYFSILPTATQYARNAIFSGLMPDQIAKLFPELWVDEDEEENKNLNEAPLIRTIIERYRRNDTFSYHKINDAAGAERLLTQLPTLAQNDLNVAVFNFIDMLSHSRTESKMIRELASTEAAYRSITLSWFRHSPLSDLLKALASRQYRVIITTDHGSIRVDNPVKVQSNSKEINANLRYKLSRNMAYNPKQVFEITRPAEIHLPSPNVSTRYIFATGRDFFAYPNNYNHYVSYYTDTFQHGGISMEEMIIPLITLSGRS
- a CDS encoding immunity 17 family protein, with the translated sequence MSQYIVQGIFAVAGIISLLAAILDWEWFFTARNTQFAVKSVGRKRARLFYGVLGVILIGMSVFFFLNTPPV
- the porW gene encoding type IX secretion system periplasmic lipoprotein PorW/SprE gives rise to the protein MKRKAILLVGILVTLMLVTGCSTRKNTAGTRFYHALTTRYNVYFNGNEAYKAGLQAQQQGNKDNYMEMLPLYPIGNKETTGIGTSDYERAIEKAQKAIRQHSIKRRPIRKPGRAYTDEYKKWLARREFNPFINRAWMLLGKAQYQKGDFPEAAATFSYIARLYDGQTNITSEALIWLSRCYSALGWQYDAEDALSRVNNDSLPPTLAVPYASATGNFLLGSQRYREAIPHLEKTARKEKNKQQKARCYYLLGQTYQTLQQPEQAYQAYSKVIRLNPPYELALSARIRQTEVMPTANSRKITGKLLRLSKDEKNKEYLDQIYYALGNVYLAEKDTVQALAAYHKGIEKSTRNDVEKGMLQLTLGNLYWQQARYAEAQKAYAEAIGLIDKAHREYATITNRSEILDELVPHTNAIQLQDSLQHLARLPEAERMAAIEKIIAQVIAREEAERKAAEEAEREANRQKMREEAESQLPATSIISRPGQENAVTTPQPLQSTIGGKQDWYFYNPQLVEQGKAEFQRLWGRRKLEDNWRRKNKTVVALDDFEAIDYSESEESVAKKDTIHGNQGNETIDSSIPQKEENEKNTADSIAGDTHRPEYYLTQIPLTEEAMQASNTLLSEALYGAGMIFKDRMQDFKRAEAAFERLVREFPDFAQADEAYYQLFLTELALNYYGELPALQRAEKYKAELIARFPKSRYAKTLADPDFAENAVYGKQREDSLYARAYKHFQLGDTTTVRAAEHLSAEIYPLGQHRPKFMFLNAVTRLQGGETDQFLAILKELVQQYPQNEITDLAAHILKGVQEGRLLAHDSHTFGSIWQRRNAELAEAGKLTGDSLSGSVILPPDSAFSTERNTPFLFILAYEEGKVNENMLLFEVARYNFSTFLVKNFDLAFAHERGIGMLQIRPFSNYDEAQQYFRRLYANPEMATRLSGMRAILISEANYEQLIKQYSFDDYDTFYRAHFSSIPEPELKGYTLDEPLLNLPTEEEERKKEENLPMEEDDPENGVIFED
- a CDS encoding metal ABC transporter permease, which encodes MELLQYTFFQHALIGSLLASIVCGLIGTYIVTRRLVFISGGLTHASFGGIGLGLYTGVSPILAAGVFAVLSAFGVEWLSKRNDMREDSAIAVFWTLGMALGIMFTFLSPGFAPDLSAYLFGNILTITLGDIALLAGLAVILAIFFVLYLRPIIYVAFDREFARSQGIPVQIFEYVLMMFIALTIVACLRMVGIVLVISLLTIPQMTANLFTHRFHRIIWLSIGIGYLSCLGGLMISYYLNVPSGAAIIFFSIIIYVVCKLGKSFYLSLRQKMQTP
- the tsaE gene encoding tRNA (adenosine(37)-N6)-threonylcarbamoyltransferase complex ATPase subunit type 1 TsaE; translated protein: MEIKIQSLDHIHEAAREFIAAMGDNTVFALYGKMGAGKTTFVKALCQELGVEDVVTSPTFAVINEYRSDIAGELIYHFDFYRIKKLEEVYDMGYEDYFYSGALCFIEWPELVEELLPGNTVKVTIEELEDGSRKLTMENQG
- a CDS encoding 3-phosphoshikimate 1-carboxyvinyltransferase; translation: MRYKLSAPATLHTTVQLPASKSISNRALILHALAQGHITPTNLSDCDDTCVMIKALDGNPEHIDILAAGTAMRFLTAYLSVTPGTRIITGTERMQQRPIRILVDALRELGAQIEYAGNEGFPPLRITGTILTGEEINLAGNVSSQYISALLMIGPILKNGLRLNLTGEIISRPYINLTLQLMKEFGADAAWSSESSISVHPGQYEDIPFTVESDWSGASYWYQMVALSQDSKEEPAKTEVELLGLFPRSYQGDSRGTEIFAKLGVRTTYTDRGVVLTKTGTPVARLEEDLVDIPDLAQTFVVTCCLMNIPFRFSGLQSLKIKETDRIQALITELHKLGYVVRSEQDSILIWNGERCEPEASPVIATYEDHRMAMAFAPAALLVPSVQIAEPQVVSKSYPGYWKDLKQAGFNIEIEE